In Candidatus Thermoplasmatota archaeon, the following proteins share a genomic window:
- a CDS encoding 30S ribosomal protein S12 codes for MPRGLNTARKLSLDRQRHKWSDRYYKRRTLHLKEKSDPLEGSAQAKGVVLEKVGIEAKQPNSAIRKCVKIQLIKNGRQITAFAVGDGAINFIDEHDEVLVEGIGGRMGRSYGDLPGVRFKVIKVNNVSLDELVRGRKEKPVR; via the coding sequence TTGCCGAGAGGTCTTAACACTGCCAGGAAGCTGAGCCTTGACAGACAGAGGCACAAGTGGAGCGACAGATATTACAAGCGCAGGACGCTCCATCTCAAGGAGAAGTCCGATCCCCTTGAAGGCTCAGCGCAGGCCAAAGGCGTCGTGCTCGAGAAGGTGGGCATAGAGGCGAAGCAGCCCAACTCGGCCATCAGGAAGTGCGTCAAGATCCAGCTCATCAAGAACGGGAGGCAGATCACGGCCTTCGCGGTGGGCGATGGCGCAATCAACTTCATCGACGAGCATGATGAGGTGCTGGTCGAAGGCATCGGCGGCAGGATGGGCCGGTCATACGGTGACCTCCCCGGCGTGAGGTTCAAGGTAATCAAAGTCAACAACGTGTCCCTCGACGAGCTCGTGAGGGGCAGGAAGGAGAAGCCCGTAAGGTGA
- a CDS encoding zinc ribbon domain-containing protein: protein MMKNLFTKHDRRSFAGITKEQAMQAAGWFWRYRQFGITYTSPYSLRGGQFYSRLGLRQSVDVWAVDDGPNIGVYVTFSAELTDEGAVVGVVGALLVLPITVAVGAVSYIEYENDAQRLMTEFWSYVYNFPKNPQPPSGSPPAPTWAQGQVSQAAAQPISKATAKTCSKCKSVLDQDSKFCKHCGAKL from the coding sequence ATGATGAAGAACCTGTTCACCAAGCACGACAGGCGGAGCTTCGCGGGGATCACCAAGGAACAGGCGATGCAGGCTGCTGGTTGGTTCTGGCGCTACAGGCAGTTTGGGATCACATACACGTCCCCCTACAGTCTGCGCGGAGGACAGTTCTACTCTAGGCTGGGGCTGAGACAGTCCGTCGATGTCTGGGCCGTCGACGATGGGCCCAACATCGGAGTTTATGTCACATTCTCTGCAGAGCTCACGGACGAGGGGGCGGTCGTGGGCGTAGTCGGCGCATTGCTTGTGCTCCCTATCACGGTCGCTGTCGGCGCCGTATCCTACATCGAGTACGAGAACGATGCGCAGAGGCTTATGACCGAGTTCTGGAGCTACGTTTACAACTTCCCGAAGAATCCACAACCGCCATCCGGTTCGCCTCCCGCACCTACTTGGGCTCAAGGACAAGTTTCTCAAGCGGCAGCTCAGCCAATATCGAAAGCGACTGCGAAGACCTGCTCCAAATGCAAATCGGTCTTGGACCAAGACAGCAAGTTCTGCAAGCACTGTGGCGCCAAGCTCTAA
- a CDS encoding DUF99 family protein: MKNQIRILGIDDSPFRFKDRKALVVGALVRVPNYLEGVMKTEVEVDGIDSTERLAHMISRSRYRDQIKAIMIDGIAVAGFNVVDIESLHKSLGIPVLTVTRDEPDLDKMRTALRKHFEDWERRFELITKLKLRQIRTEHKPLYASGLGADWDELERFVTISTVRGAVPEPIRMAHLIAASMVRGESYGRS; encoded by the coding sequence ATGAAGAACCAGATTCGGATCCTCGGAATCGACGATTCCCCTTTTAGGTTCAAGGACAGAAAGGCTCTCGTTGTGGGAGCCCTGGTGCGTGTGCCCAACTACCTCGAAGGCGTCATGAAGACGGAGGTCGAGGTAGACGGTATCGACTCGACGGAACGGCTTGCCCATATGATATCGAGGTCGAGGTACCGAGACCAGATCAAGGCCATCATGATCGACGGCATTGCGGTGGCAGGCTTCAACGTGGTAGACATCGAATCGCTCCACAAATCACTTGGCATCCCCGTGTTGACAGTTACTAGGGACGAACCCGACCTCGACAAGATGAGAACGGCCCTCAGAAAACACTTTGAAGACTGGGAGAGGAGGTTCGAACTCATCACCAAGCTGAAGCTAAGACAAATCCGAACTGAGCACAAGCCACTTTATGCTTCGGGACTTGGCGCGGATTGGGATGAGCTGGAGCGGTTTGTGACGATATCGACTGTACGAGGCGCAGTTCCAGAACCCATCAGGATGGCGCATCTGATCGCGGCGTCAATGGTCCGAGGGGAGTCCTATGGCCGATCGTGA
- the pth2 gene encoding peptidyl-tRNA hydrolase Pth2, with translation MEFKLVVVVRDDLNMKVGKMAAQVAHAAVTCALEAKAKKTKWFSEWYKEGQRKVVLRAADLEELRTLNDRAARAGLPHVLITDAGLTELPPNTTTCLGIGPAPENEIDRITGSLPLA, from the coding sequence ATGGAGTTCAAGCTCGTCGTCGTGGTCAGGGACGACCTCAACATGAAGGTTGGCAAGATGGCGGCACAGGTCGCTCACGCTGCCGTCACATGTGCCCTTGAGGCGAAGGCCAAGAAGACGAAATGGTTCTCGGAATGGTACAAAGAGGGACAGCGAAAGGTCGTCCTTCGAGCGGCAGACCTAGAGGAGCTGAGGACTCTCAACGACAGGGCAGCACGGGCGGGCCTGCCGCACGTGCTCATAACGGATGCTGGCCTGACCGAGCTTCCTCCGAACACCACCACTTGCTTAGGGATCGGGCCGGCTCCAGAGAATGAGATTGACCGCATCACTGGCTCGCTGCCTCTGGCGTGA
- a CDS encoding DUF1616 domain-containing protein → MSSILQVVAGIAIIFFVPGYTLVNVLFPRRGELDPEYDFIYRTAIGMGLSVVIAILVGFVLNSMSTEEHPYVTSGPLWTALLSLTAIFVLAGWYRGAYPRAGIIHPVLFRTPPSAGLPKVKGTDFSKSRRIERLIIEREQMLGDLRLYTDRSSTSNPQRKLYYSKRMDQVRVRIGDINDELKKLGS, encoded by the coding sequence ATGAGCAGCATACTACAGGTGGTCGCGGGAATCGCGATCATCTTCTTCGTCCCAGGCTACACGCTGGTCAACGTGTTATTCCCCAGAAGGGGTGAGCTCGATCCAGAGTACGATTTCATCTACAGAACCGCCATCGGCATGGGGCTCAGCGTCGTTATAGCCATACTTGTAGGCTTTGTGCTGAATTCGATGAGCACTGAGGAGCACCCGTATGTCACTTCTGGCCCTCTCTGGACGGCACTTCTTTCGTTGACGGCAATCTTTGTTCTAGCTGGTTGGTACAGAGGGGCCTATCCAAGAGCAGGCATAATACACCCAGTTCTTTTCAGGACCCCGCCCTCAGCCGGACTCCCCAAGGTGAAGGGAACCGATTTCTCCAAGAGCCGAAGGATCGAGCGGCTGATCATAGAGAGGGAACAGATGTTGGGGGATCTCAGGCTGTACACGGACAGGTCGTCTACTTCAAATCCTCAGAGGAAGCTTTACTACAGCAAGAGAATGGACCAGGTTAGGGTGAGGATCGGGGATATCAATGACGAGCTGAAGAAGCTCGGGTCCTAG
- the tgtA gene encoding tRNA guanosine(15) transglycosylase TgtA → MFELKERDGLARICELTTKHGKVITPVLLPVVNPNYLTITPKEMHERLGVQMLITNSYIIRGNDELRRKAESEGVHSLLGFHGPVMTDSGTFQNHVYGDVKVDHREIVKFQSSIGADVGTILDIFSEPDFTREEAGAAVDETVRRGKDSVGDKGQMLLAGPVQGGLFPDIRERCARELSAIDFDVHPIGGVVPLLESYRFKDLVEVIIASKKGLNPSRPVHLFGAGHPMVFPMAVLLGCDMFDSSSYAKYAREERLMYPSGTRFLRDLHDLACHCPSCSGTSVEELKKMPIEERTKRIAEHNLSVCLNEIKAIKNAIHEGSIWEHAEMRARAHPALLEALMALEKHKKYLERFEPASRKRAFFYCGPESYDRPTVMRYQERYFSRYRKPPARVLVGFEEAAKPYSRTYYKDISAVTRSINAAFIVASFFGPVPIELDEYYPIAQSVIPKEPDAGVKEKMLRTMERHAHQHGYPLAVMWEGDETLEFLEEMVSGGPAKFDLDLMRCRAVLDMQFGRGAGDILAGKKVRIVKSERTGKIRNLIIDDVHALSMRAADGRFTLKLEGGKMLMKVLPSPSMRVKIEDEPAEFAAKGNNVFAKFVVDCDPEIRPGDDVVVVNTKDELAAVGRALMNKEEMLAFKRGVAVRVKDSPD, encoded by the coding sequence ATGTTCGAGTTGAAGGAACGGGACGGGCTCGCAAGGATCTGTGAGCTCACGACGAAACACGGGAAGGTCATCACACCCGTCCTTCTGCCAGTCGTCAATCCCAACTACCTCACGATCACACCAAAGGAGATGCATGAACGATTGGGCGTGCAGATGCTGATCACGAATTCATACATCATAAGAGGGAACGATGAGCTCAGGAGGAAGGCAGAGAGCGAAGGAGTACACAGCCTGCTGGGGTTCCACGGGCCGGTGATGACCGACAGCGGAACGTTCCAGAACCACGTTTATGGCGACGTCAAGGTGGACCACAGAGAGATCGTGAAATTCCAATCCTCGATCGGAGCTGATGTCGGGACAATCCTTGACATTTTCTCGGAACCTGATTTCACAAGAGAAGAGGCTGGGGCCGCCGTGGACGAGACCGTCCGAAGGGGAAAGGACTCGGTCGGCGACAAAGGCCAGATGCTTCTGGCTGGACCAGTCCAGGGAGGACTGTTCCCCGATATCAGAGAACGATGCGCGAGAGAGCTCTCAGCCATCGACTTCGACGTCCACCCCATCGGCGGCGTCGTGCCCCTCCTGGAGAGCTACAGGTTCAAAGACTTGGTCGAAGTCATCATCGCTTCCAAGAAGGGATTGAATCCATCGAGACCCGTGCACCTGTTTGGTGCTGGCCATCCGATGGTCTTCCCAATGGCCGTCCTGCTCGGATGTGACATGTTCGACTCGTCATCATATGCCAAGTACGCTCGAGAGGAACGGCTGATGTATCCCTCTGGCACGAGGTTCCTTAGGGACCTCCACGATCTGGCTTGCCACTGCCCATCGTGTAGCGGGACGAGCGTCGAAGAGCTGAAGAAGATGCCCATTGAGGAGCGGACGAAGAGGATCGCTGAGCACAATCTGAGCGTTTGTCTGAATGAGATCAAGGCCATCAAGAACGCGATCCACGAGGGCTCGATATGGGAGCATGCGGAGATGCGGGCACGAGCGCACCCAGCGCTGCTCGAGGCGCTCATGGCACTCGAGAAGCACAAGAAGTATCTCGAGAGGTTCGAGCCTGCGAGCAGGAAGCGTGCGTTCTTCTACTGTGGTCCTGAGAGCTATGACAGGCCGACGGTCATGCGGTATCAGGAGCGGTACTTCTCAAGATACAGGAAGCCACCAGCAAGAGTCCTCGTGGGTTTTGAGGAGGCCGCAAAGCCCTACTCAAGAACCTACTACAAGGATATCTCAGCGGTGACACGGAGCATCAATGCCGCATTCATCGTCGCTTCATTCTTTGGACCAGTTCCGATTGAGCTCGACGAGTACTACCCCATTGCACAATCGGTGATACCGAAGGAGCCAGATGCCGGGGTCAAAGAGAAGATGCTCAGGACCATGGAGAGGCATGCTCACCAGCACGGGTACCCACTTGCCGTCATGTGGGAAGGGGACGAGACCCTGGAGTTCCTGGAGGAGATGGTTTCGGGTGGTCCGGCGAAGTTCGATCTCGATCTCATGAGGTGCAGAGCGGTTCTGGACATGCAGTTCGGGAGAGGTGCAGGGGACATCCTCGCAGGGAAGAAGGTGCGGATTGTGAAGTCCGAAAGGACAGGCAAGATCAGGAACTTAATCATCGACGATGTCCATGCACTGTCCATGCGAGCTGCAGATGGAAGGTTCACTCTCAAGCTGGAAGGCGGTAAGATGCTGATGAAAGTTCTCCCCTCTCCAAGCATGAGAGTGAAGATCGAGGACGAGCCTGCAGAGTTCGCCGCGAAGGGGAACAACGTGTTCGCAAAGTTCGTAGTCGACTGCGACCCCGAGATACGGCCAGGCGACGATGTGGTCGTCGTCAATACAAAGGACGAACTCGCAGCGGTCGGGAGGGCGCTGATGAACAAGGAAGAGATGTTAGCGTTCAAAAGAGGGGTCGCTGTGCGGGTGAAGGACTCCCCGGATTAG
- a CDS encoding nitroreductase family protein, which yields MDVVECIESRTSIRSFKPDPIDDLTLNEALRVANLAPSAGNLQARDFVVVKSIHTRKALSEAAYNQDFVKSAPAVIVVCANLDRIGHYGDRGRTLYCIQDAAAAVQNMMLFLHSKGIGSVWVGAFDEEKAAEALGLPEHARPVAIVPIGYPAETGVRRRRLLQSQIVHMEKW from the coding sequence TTGGACGTCGTCGAGTGCATCGAGAGCAGAACGAGCATTAGGTCATTCAAGCCAGACCCAATCGATGATCTGACCTTGAACGAGGCTCTCAGAGTCGCGAACCTTGCTCCCTCAGCTGGGAACCTGCAGGCGAGGGACTTCGTGGTCGTGAAGAGCATCCATACGAGGAAGGCGCTGTCGGAGGCTGCGTACAACCAAGATTTCGTCAAGTCCGCGCCAGCCGTCATCGTCGTTTGCGCTAACCTCGACAGGATAGGGCACTATGGAGACCGAGGAAGGACCCTTTACTGCATACAAGATGCAGCCGCGGCCGTTCAGAACATGATGCTGTTCCTTCATAGCAAGGGGATCGGGAGCGTTTGGGTCGGCGCGTTCGACGAGGAGAAAGCTGCTGAAGCCCTGGGACTGCCTGAGCACGCGAGGCCCGTGGCCATCGTTCCAATCGGATACCCGGCAGAAACGGGCGTGAGGAGAAGACGACTCCTGCAGAGCCAGATAGTCCACATGGAGAAATGGTGA
- a CDS encoding PKD domain-containing protein, whose translation MAVFLAVLMLGLPSFDLGNQQMSVSPADNATAAAGDRVLTIGWPEFTTSIYTLNPLMTRTDALTYASRPEMMTIWPCYSFLFTRDVNAEMIGDLVTSYTISPDSKTWNFKLVNTAKFYDKNDPGANHPLTGADVMYTFWLIQNTSGSLLQFYFPVVNGNPIIQNMWTATGDPYDLYIQLSSAYAPFLSALTIIPILPEYVWSTQVWNWANFRTGNPVIAPIIGSGPFYYMLDGMPDTGVVELGRSPTWFATEAKGWQLHVNKLVIKTELGTDPHPMIYDYENGLIDIMEFVSPEHFNSSLPGVRFAQSSGFVYEYNLNQLTDALRASYPAVKQGTNNQLLLDPVVKKAMAMMVDKTAFVQDVLNGLGTVADSLCPDVNPWHYSYPNPVEFNTAQARQDLWNAGWRYDTMGNPIGATSTVYPVCKVGGTDPLRFRFWTVDVSPEYDIGARKIATWAAQGGIDLWYDYNPQTRGFMNVRWYTADYDTWLWDWWFSSTSEVSTDIMKLLTTEAIGSWSDVFYSNQTYDDLYYASLREVDPVARRVITDQMQAMAYEDFGCQAVAYRKELYAASDLGPDHWALGSYGNWEQHYTLIPDQLCPWLYMQIYPADNTPPVITYLPDSYEVELGTTTVFDSAATDSSPLEFRWNFGDGTKTNWSSDPSATHIYDNEGRYDAYFMVREKNSADQFVTWAKTRVRVFSGNSVPHDLGFTYAPSDPNTGDVVQFSGMATDDENDALTYTWNFGDGWTASGQNATHKFSTGAASYTVTMYVDDGHLGTDPRPATYCDDIGVILNNPPQIIVPDEPHVPWWEPYVFHVTASDSDTRDTLKFTWDWGDGEVSVTTTPTCSHTYKIRQNYVLTVWADDGTGITNPPHNVSDTGRVHVYPIPNHAPTLLNFTVSNVNPWNGQPVTFWATPIDLDGDILGVTFDFGDGNSSGIIYQSAPNTTVSATYTYLNAGDWFPSVTYTDTVTAPKVGFSTDFSWYVTVRGSHFILDLVQGWNLVSLPLIGYGYKASTLPLNPGDSVVRWNEHGYQILIIGIPMTDFAIAPSTGYWINVPTGTRTLTLYGYIPNTTQSRDITVPAGGGWALIGFAGLNTSRHASDIPAMFNPGAITTVAKYNPVTRTYSSWLSVIPAVNDFVLVPGEGYWALCSASGTLSYSP comes from the coding sequence ATGGCCGTGTTTCTCGCGGTGCTTATGCTCGGGCTGCCTTCATTCGACTTGGGCAACCAGCAGATGAGTGTGAGTCCCGCAGACAATGCAACCGCTGCTGCTGGCGACAGGGTACTTACGATAGGCTGGCCTGAGTTCACGACCTCGATTTACACGCTGAACCCGTTGATGACCAGAACCGATGCCCTGACGTATGCGAGTAGGCCTGAGATGATGACGATATGGCCATGTTACAGCTTCTTGTTCACTCGTGACGTCAATGCAGAGATGATAGGAGACCTCGTGACCTCTTACACAATCTCGCCCGACAGCAAGACATGGAACTTCAAGCTGGTCAACACGGCCAAGTTCTACGACAAGAACGACCCCGGTGCCAACCACCCATTGACTGGCGCCGATGTCATGTACACATTTTGGCTGATTCAGAACACATCGGGTAGTCTCCTGCAATTCTATTTCCCGGTTGTGAATGGCAACCCAATCATCCAAAACATGTGGACCGCCACAGGCGACCCGTACGATCTATACATCCAGCTATCGTCTGCATACGCCCCGTTCCTGAGCGCTCTCACAATCATACCGATCCTGCCCGAGTATGTCTGGTCTACCCAGGTCTGGAACTGGGCCAACTTCAGGACGGGGAACCCGGTAATCGCGCCGATCATCGGCTCAGGCCCGTTCTACTACATGCTTGACGGAATGCCAGACACGGGCGTGGTTGAGCTAGGAAGGAGCCCGACATGGTTCGCGACCGAGGCGAAAGGTTGGCAGCTGCACGTCAACAAGCTGGTAATCAAGACCGAGCTCGGCACAGACCCGCATCCGATGATCTATGACTATGAGAACGGTCTAATCGACATCATGGAGTTCGTATCCCCCGAGCATTTCAACAGCTCTCTCCCGGGAGTGAGATTCGCGCAGAGCTCGGGCTTTGTTTACGAATACAACCTGAATCAGCTGACTGACGCTCTCCGTGCGTCATATCCAGCCGTCAAACAAGGTACGAACAACCAGCTGCTCCTCGACCCAGTGGTCAAGAAAGCGATGGCCATGATGGTCGACAAGACAGCCTTCGTCCAAGATGTCCTCAACGGTCTGGGCACTGTTGCCGACTCGCTTTGTCCTGATGTCAACCCGTGGCACTACAGCTATCCCAACCCTGTCGAGTTCAATACTGCCCAGGCCAGGCAGGACCTTTGGAACGCGGGCTGGCGGTACGATACGATGGGCAACCCCATAGGCGCGACGTCGACAGTCTATCCAGTGTGCAAAGTCGGGGGCACGGACCCACTGAGGTTCCGTTTCTGGACCGTCGATGTATCACCTGAGTACGACATTGGTGCGAGGAAAATCGCTACATGGGCAGCGCAGGGAGGCATCGACTTATGGTACGACTACAATCCGCAGACTCGCGGGTTCATGAACGTTCGGTGGTACACCGCTGACTATGACACATGGCTCTGGGACTGGTGGTTCTCGTCCACATCTGAGGTGTCAACCGATATCATGAAGTTGCTGACCACGGAGGCGATTGGTAGCTGGAGCGATGTATTCTACAGCAACCAGACCTATGATGACCTGTACTACGCTTCGCTGCGGGAAGTCGATCCAGTCGCGCGAAGGGTGATAACCGACCAGATGCAGGCCATGGCATACGAGGACTTTGGTTGCCAAGCTGTCGCCTACAGGAAGGAGCTCTACGCTGCAAGCGACCTTGGTCCGGATCACTGGGCACTCGGGTCGTATGGCAACTGGGAGCAGCATTACACCCTGATTCCCGACCAGCTGTGCCCATGGCTGTACATGCAGATCTACCCGGCAGACAACACTCCGCCGGTGATAACTTACCTGCCTGATTCCTATGAAGTCGAACTGGGAACCACCACTGTGTTCGACTCTGCTGCTACTGACAGTTCACCGCTCGAATTCCGCTGGAATTTCGGGGACGGAACCAAGACGAATTGGTCCTCAGATCCAAGTGCGACACATATCTACGACAACGAGGGACGCTATGACGCTTACTTCATGGTGAGAGAAAAGAACAGTGCGGATCAGTTCGTGACATGGGCAAAGACGCGGGTGAGGGTCTTTAGCGGGAACAGCGTGCCCCACGACCTGGGCTTCACATATGCTCCGTCCGATCCAAATACAGGCGATGTTGTACAGTTCAGTGGCATGGCCACGGACGATGAGAACGATGCGTTGACCTATACCTGGAATTTCGGAGATGGTTGGACCGCCTCTGGTCAGAACGCAACGCATAAGTTCTCTACGGGAGCCGCTTCCTATACCGTCACCATGTACGTCGACGACGGCCACCTCGGCACAGACCCGCGGCCCGCAACCTACTGCGATGACATTGGGGTAATCCTGAATAACCCGCCGCAGATAATCGTGCCTGACGAGCCCCACGTTCCGTGGTGGGAGCCATACGTGTTCCATGTAACGGCCTCGGACTCAGACACGAGAGACACACTGAAGTTCACATGGGACTGGGGTGACGGAGAAGTGTCGGTGACGACGACACCCACCTGCAGCCACACATACAAGATCCGGCAAAACTATGTGCTCACTGTATGGGCTGATGACGGGACCGGCATAACGAATCCTCCGCACAACGTCTCAGACACTGGCCGGGTTCATGTGTATCCTATTCCCAACCATGCTCCTACTCTCTTGAACTTCACTGTGTCAAATGTGAATCCCTGGAATGGGCAACCCGTCACCTTCTGGGCCACCCCGATTGATCTTGATGGCGACATCTTGGGTGTCACGTTCGACTTCGGGGACGGCAACTCCTCTGGCATCATTTACCAGAGCGCTCCTAACACCACGGTGTCTGCTACTTATACGTACTTGAATGCGGGTGACTGGTTCCCGAGCGTGACCTACACAGACACTGTTACCGCCCCGAAAGTGGGGTTCAGCACAGACTTCTCTTGGTATGTGACCGTACGTGGGTCGCATTTCATCTTAGACCTCGTGCAGGGCTGGAATCTCGTTTCGTTGCCTCTGATCGGCTACGGCTACAAAGCGAGCACACTCCCGCTGAACCCGGGTGACTCGGTGGTCCGATGGAACGAACATGGGTATCAGATTCTTATCATAGGTATTCCGATGACCGACTTCGCCATAGCTCCGAGCACGGGCTACTGGATCAACGTACCGACTGGGACGAGGACTCTCACTCTCTACGGATACATCCCGAACACCACGCAGTCTAGGGACATCACCGTCCCTGCCGGTGGCGGCTGGGCGCTCATAGGCTTCGCGGGGCTCAACACGAGCAGGCATGCGAGTGATATCCCCGCGATGTTCAACCCAGGGGCCATCACGACGGTGGCAAAATACAATCCAGTCACAAGGACGTACTCGAGCTGGCTCAGCGTCATACCGGCCGTGAACGACTTCGTGCTGGTCCCGGGAGAGGGATACTGGGCCTTATGCTCTGCGAGCGGTACGCTGAGCTATAGTCCCTGA
- a CDS encoding DMT family transporter yields MTPTRKLYIILALTILIWGNSFVVVKVAIDDGASPMLIAMARFIVASSIFGGYLIWKRPKGIDRVDMKKFLVLAFIGIGVYYFFQYYGVKFAGPSITSILVTMLCPIMIFLISSSRLGEKMNSGQKTGLLVSAAGSYLVITGGSLSFISEWVALLGGVFGVVCAVFWAIYTVEGKKIVKKYDPLVSTAYLTLLGTVMLVPLAAADAFLYQPVVFPPSFFFAALYLGVLCTVIGYVFWFRALTGLTASSTGATLFFEPVVTILFAWIILGQGIGWLAGIGGVLVMIGVIMVSRR; encoded by the coding sequence ATGACTCCGACAAGGAAGCTCTACATCATTCTCGCGCTGACAATCCTCATCTGGGGCAACTCGTTCGTGGTCGTCAAAGTGGCGATAGACGACGGGGCGTCTCCGATGCTCATAGCGATGGCAAGATTCATCGTCGCATCTTCGATCTTCGGCGGATACTTGATCTGGAAGAGGCCCAAAGGCATTGATCGCGTCGACATGAAGAAGTTCCTTGTTCTCGCGTTCATCGGAATCGGTGTCTACTACTTCTTCCAGTACTATGGTGTGAAGTTCGCAGGTCCGTCCATCACATCAATCCTGGTTACCATGTTGTGTCCGATCATGATCTTTCTGATTTCCAGTTCTCGGCTCGGAGAGAAGATGAACTCCGGACAGAAGACGGGGTTGCTGGTGTCAGCTGCAGGCTCCTATCTGGTCATCACAGGTGGCAGTCTATCGTTCATTTCGGAATGGGTGGCTCTCCTGGGTGGTGTATTCGGCGTCGTGTGCGCCGTGTTTTGGGCGATCTACACGGTCGAAGGGAAGAAGATAGTGAAGAAATACGATCCGCTCGTCTCGACAGCGTATCTAACGCTCCTGGGAACGGTCATGCTGGTCCCGCTCGCCGCTGCTGATGCGTTTCTGTACCAGCCAGTCGTATTCCCGCCAAGCTTCTTCTTCGCGGCCCTGTACCTCGGGGTACTGTGCACCGTCATTGGCTACGTCTTCTGGTTTCGTGCATTGACAGGGTTGACGGCCTCTTCCACTGGCGCTACGCTGTTCTTCGAGCCCGTAGTGACAATCTTATTCGCCTGGATCATCCTTGGCCAAGGCATCGGTTGGCTTGCGGGCATCGGAGGCGTGCTTGTCATGATAGGTGTGATCATGGTCTCCAGAAGGTAG
- a CDS encoding C-GCAxxG-C-C family protein, which translates to MKSVDEGVEMAASCWAEQYNCAESVLRGVCHAQGIELSDQGKRMATPFGGGVGRSEDICGALVGGVLAIGIVKGRTTPQEDRLTAYDTAGRLHRMFVEQFGSTSCRILNKSDFKSAEHRPRCGRYVEAATRLTIQILRR; encoded by the coding sequence ATGAAATCAGTGGATGAAGGCGTTGAGATGGCGGCGAGCTGTTGGGCTGAACAGTACAATTGCGCAGAGTCGGTCTTGAGAGGCGTCTGCCACGCACAGGGAATCGAGCTTTCCGATCAGGGCAAGAGGATGGCAACACCTTTCGGTGGAGGCGTCGGTAGGTCTGAGGACATCTGCGGCGCCCTTGTAGGCGGTGTGCTGGCGATTGGCATCGTCAAGGGACGCACGACTCCCCAAGAAGACAGACTAACAGCATACGACACGGCAGGCCGACTCCACAGGATGTTCGTTGAGCAGTTCGGCTCGACCTCATGCAGAATCCTCAACAAGAGCGATTTCAAGTCGGCGGAACATCGGCCGAGGTGCGGCAGATACGTGGAAGCAGCAACTCGCCTGACGATCCAGATACTGAGGCGTTGA